In one window of Gymnogyps californianus isolate 813 chromosome 7, ASM1813914v2, whole genome shotgun sequence DNA:
- the DYTN gene encoding dystrotelin yields the protein MDPDLQEAFNDVQSSVYRTALKLRSLQSLCQLDLIDVSLIQHILSSEQSQREKQISLKVQQISGMLTKLFQRARLEKPGQVDPRAAEFTLSLLAAMYDRSGTGYIKTRSAAAALIALSGDTLLAKYRAFFQFYAVPDGKVALITRSALRSLLTDLNQIPAIVGESCTLSCVEIATHSCFCGVLNSAIVEEKFLSWLKSEPAVLLWLPTCYRLSATEMVSHQARCRVCKIFPITGLRYRCLKCLNFDLCQVCFFTGRLSKPHKRSHPVVEHCVQMSAKANAKHFLRTIRNNLFQERCRRKEAQRRALEIVQRHFPTQKKTYPPAELSASPLPGPENLSFPVDRPVLASPKFISENRTVTQKSENKIKTPEQGKTKAQAIASFEADVLKMQESIKSIHKESRYMKKQFNKWKDKMQFLHNCQEDKSSKIEAKLQSLRASHENLQMKLQQMKQEVKTMLQSSDHPFAQCQNMMPRNPHVLLERRMQGGLNPAQIRPTSRTCADWKSLNPPNSANRLQLLQTPEVPAAVDFMFSEDPLESVSLQSNRPFMGQFKKAKENQTYLPELTENSLSGIMRNTVLTPTAVQISPDEKEVSEEVELQQLMMKLKDALSLQAQPAQQSALQKEFLSTAEHVCRLFSDLINQVTSPACK from the exons ATGGATCCAGATTTGCAGG aggCTTTCAATGATGTTCAGAGCTCCGTCTACAGAACAGCCCTAAAACTACGCTCACTACAAAGTCTGTGCCAGT TGGATTTGATTGATGTTTCTCTGATTCAGCACATCCTATCAAGTGAACAGAGCCAGAGGGAAAAGCAGATTTCTCTGAAAGTGCAGCAGATCTCTGGAATGCTGACGAAACTGTTCCAAAGGGCGAGATTAGAAAAACCAGGCCAGGTAGATCCAAGAGCCGCTGAATTCACGTTGAGCCTGCTAGCTGCCATGTATGACAG atCTGGAACAGGTTATATAAAAACTagatctgctgcagctgctctaaTTGCCCTTTCAGGAGACACTCTACTGGCTAAATACAGAG ctttcttccagttttatgCTGTCCCTGATGGGAAGGTGGCCTTGATCACCCGTAGTGCCCTGAGAAGCCTACTGACAGACTTAAATCAG ATCCCAGCCATTGTGGGAGAAAGCTGCACTCTGTCTTGTGTGGAAATTGCAACTCACAGCTGTTTCTGTGGG GTTCTGAATTCAGCAATTGTTGAAGAAAAATTCCTGTCTTGGCTGAAATCGGAGCCTGCTGTTCTCCTGTGGCTCCCTACATGTTACAGATTATCAGCCACAGAAATGGTTTCTCACCAAGCTAGATGTAGAGTCTGCAAAATTTTCCCCATTACAGGCCTCAG GTATCGCTGCCTGAAGTGCCTCAATTTTGACCTTTGCCAAGTCTGCTTTTTCACTGGCCGTCTCAGCAAACCACATAAGAGGTCACATCCTGTTGTGGAACACTGTGTGCAG ATGTCCGCAAAGGCGAATGCAAAGCACTTTCTCCGCACCATCAGGAACAACCTGTTTCAAGAGCGCTGTAGAAGAAAGGAGGCTCAGAGGAGGGCTCTGGAGATAGTGCAGAGGCACTTCCCTACTCAGAAAAAGACTTA TCCCCCTGCAGAACTCAGTGCTTCACCACTACCTGGCCCTGAAAACCTGTCTTTCCCAGTGGACAGACCTGTCCTGGCGTCACCCAAGTTCAtatctgaaaacagaactgtAACGCAGAAGAGTGAGAATAAGATCAAGACACCAGAGCAAGGCAAGACAAAAGCTCAG GCAATAGCCTCTTTTGAAGCAGATGTGTTAAAAATGCAGGAATCCATCAAAAGCATTCACAAAGAGAGCAG GTACATGAAGAAGCAGTTCAACAAATGGAAGgacaaaatgcaatttcttcACAACTGCCAGGAAGACAAAAGCTCCAAAATAGAGGCAAAGCTCCAAAGCCTGAGAGCAAGCCATGAAAACCTACAAATGAAGCTGCAGCAAATGAAGCAAGAAGTAAAG ACAATGTTACAGTCATCAGATCATCCTTTTGCACAGTGTCAGAATATGATGCCAAGAAATCCACATGTCCTGCTGGAAAGGAGAATGCAGGGTGGATTAAATCCTGCCCAAATAAGGCCTACTTCCAGAACATGTGCAGACTGGAAATCTTTGAATCCCCCCAACTCTGCAAATAGATTGCAGCTTTTACAGACACCAGAGGTTCCTGCTGCAGTGGACTTTATGTTCTCAGAAGACCCACTGGAGTCAGTGTCCCTGCAGAGCAACAGACCTTTTATGGgacagtttaaaaaagcaaaagagaatcAAACGTATCTGCCTGAATTGACAGAAAACTCCCTCAGTGGCATCATGAGGAATACAGTTCTTACTCCCACTGCAGTGCAGATATCACCTGATGAGAAGGAAGTCAGTGAGGAAGTGGAACTGCAGCAGCTAATGATGAAACTGAAGGATGCATTGTCTCTCCAAGCCCAACCAG ctCAACAGTCTGCTTTGCAGAAGGAGTTCTTATCTACAGCTGAACATGTTTGCAGATTGTTTTCTGACCTCATCAACCAAGTAACTTCACCAGCTTGTAAATGA